A single window of Fibrobacter sp. UWH6 DNA harbors:
- a CDS encoding nucleoside recognition domain-containing protein, whose product MVLNVIWLVFFFGAFVACIVQWLAFGDTGIFNKAILGAFDMSKTAFEIAIGLTGILSLWLGILKIGEKAGAVQILAKIVQPLFSRLFPQIPKGHPVVGTMLMNISANMLGLDNAATPMGLKAMKELQEINPNEDKSVASDSQIMFLVLNASGLTLIPVSIMTYRAQMGAANPSDVFLPLLLSTFFSTIAGIVALSFFQKVKLKDPVTVAWLGGLSACVIAIMVYFSHLTAEAIGASSLFISGFVLFGVIVAFLGLACYKKVQAYEAFVEGAKDGFHTAVMIIPNLVAILVGVAVFRASGAMDLLMNGIAALLNMIGVGSDVVPALPTAIMKPLSGSGARGMMIDAMKTLGPDSFAGRLSCMFQGAADTTFYIIAVYFGSVGVKKTRHAVTCALIADAVGVMAAIAIAYIFFPPM is encoded by the coding sequence ATGGTTTTAAATGTTATCTGGCTTGTATTCTTTTTTGGTGCATTCGTCGCCTGTATCGTTCAATGGTTGGCCTTCGGCGACACCGGAATTTTCAACAAAGCCATTTTGGGCGCATTCGACATGTCCAAGACAGCCTTCGAAATAGCCATCGGCCTCACCGGCATTCTCAGCCTCTGGCTTGGCATTCTGAAGATTGGTGAAAAGGCTGGTGCCGTGCAGATTCTCGCCAAGATCGTGCAGCCGCTGTTCAGCCGACTGTTCCCCCAGATTCCCAAGGGTCACCCTGTGGTGGGCACCATGCTCATGAACATCAGCGCCAACATGCTGGGCCTCGACAATGCGGCCACCCCCATGGGCCTTAAGGCCATGAAGGAACTGCAGGAAATCAACCCCAACGAAGACAAGTCCGTGGCAAGCGACTCCCAGATCATGTTCCTGGTGCTGAACGCCAGCGGGTTGACCTTGATCCCTGTCAGCATCATGACGTACCGCGCCCAGATGGGAGCGGCCAACCCCAGTGACGTATTCCTCCCCCTGCTGCTCTCTACATTCTTCAGTACCATCGCGGGCATCGTAGCCTTGAGCTTTTTCCAGAAGGTGAAGCTGAAGGACCCTGTAACGGTAGCATGGCTCGGCGGTCTTTCGGCCTGCGTTATCGCCATCATGGTCTACTTCAGCCACCTGACAGCAGAAGCCATTGGCGCCAGCAGCCTGTTCATTAGCGGTTTCGTGCTGTTCGGCGTTATCGTGGCCTTTTTGGGTCTGGCCTGCTACAAGAAAGTGCAGGCTTACGAAGCCTTCGTAGAAGGCGCCAAGGACGGCTTCCACACCGCCGTCATGATCATTCCCAACCTGGTAGCAATCCTTGTAGGCGTTGCGGTGTTCCGTGCCAGCGGCGCCATGGACCTCTTGATGAACGGCATCGCCGCCCTGCTGAACATGATCGGTGTCGGCAGCGATGTGGTTCCGGCCCTGCCCACCGCCATCATGAAACCCCTTAGCGGAAGCGGTGCCCGCGGCATGATGATCGACGCCATGAAGACCTTGGGCCCCGACAGTTTCGCCGGCCGCCTAAGCTGCATGTTCCAGGGAGCCGCCGACACCACCTTCTACATCATCGCAGTCTACTTCGGTTCCGTAGGCGTCAAGAAGACCCGCCACGCCGTGACCTGCGCCCTGATTGCCGATGCCGTGGGCGTTATGGCAGCCATCGCCATCGCCTACATCTTCTTCCCGCCGATGTAG
- the serS gene encoding serine--tRNA ligase: MLDIKKIRENPEYYIAETEKKYTTVSLRDVLAIDEERRPLLTEVERLKSERNAQSKLIGELKKKGENADAAQAATRELGNKIDEMDKKLKDLEYKQTEMLMHVPNIAPRSIEGKDSSDNKVEKDGPIPFDYYTKNDDFARVDHKTLGERLGIFDFERGAKISGSGFPVYRGLGSRLERALIQFFLDEHQKAGFEEFTPPYLVTRNTMRGTGQLPKFEEDMYRCDKDDDLFLIPTAEVPLTNLYSGEVIPESELPKRICAYSACFRREAGSYGKDTRGLLRLHQFNKVEMVYFAHPEHSYEDHEELTRFGEMLLEKLGLPYHRLALCKGDLGFGAAKCYDLEVYAPVEKKWLEVSSCSNFEDYQARRAGIKTKINGKNTFIHTLNGSGLATPRVMVGICDNYQQKDGSLLIPEVLRPYMGGMEKIEPKK; encoded by the coding sequence ATGCTTGACATTAAGAAGATCCGCGAAAATCCGGAATATTATATTGCTGAAACCGAAAAGAAGTATACTACCGTGAGCCTGCGCGATGTTCTCGCCATCGACGAAGAACGCCGCCCCCTCCTCACCGAAGTGGAACGCCTCAAGAGCGAACGTAACGCTCAGTCCAAGCTCATTGGTGAACTGAAGAAGAAGGGCGAAAATGCCGACGCCGCCCAGGCCGCTACCCGCGAACTGGGCAACAAGATCGACGAAATGGACAAGAAGCTGAAGGATCTGGAATACAAGCAGACCGAAATGCTCATGCACGTCCCCAACATCGCTCCCCGCTCCATCGAAGGTAAGGACTCCAGCGACAATAAGGTCGAAAAGGACGGTCCGATTCCTTTCGACTACTACACCAAGAACGATGACTTCGCCCGCGTCGACCACAAGACCCTCGGCGAACGTCTTGGCATTTTCGACTTTGAACGTGGCGCAAAGATTTCCGGTTCCGGCTTCCCGGTCTACCGCGGTCTCGGTTCCCGCCTGGAACGCGCCCTCATCCAGTTCTTCCTGGACGAACACCAGAAGGCTGGCTTCGAAGAATTCACTCCTCCGTACCTGGTAACCCGTAACACCATGCGTGGTACCGGTCAGCTCCCCAAGTTCGAAGAAGACATGTACCGCTGCGACAAGGATGACGACCTGTTCCTCATTCCGACCGCAGAAGTTCCTCTGACCAACCTGTACTCTGGCGAAGTGATTCCCGAATCCGAACTGCCCAAGCGCATTTGCGCCTACTCCGCTTGCTTCCGTCGTGAAGCAGGTTCCTACGGTAAGGACACCCGCGGCCTTCTCCGTCTCCACCAGTTCAACAAGGTTGAAATGGTTTACTTCGCTCATCCGGAACACTCCTACGAAGATCACGAAGAACTGACCCGCTTTGGCGAAATGCTTTTGGAAAAGCTGGGCCTCCCCTACCACCGTCTGGCACTCTGCAAGGGCGACCTCGGCTTTGGTGCAGCAAAGTGCTACGACCTGGAAGTCTATGCTCCGGTGGAAAAGAAGTGGCTCGAAGTTTCTTCCTGCTCCAACTTCGAAGACTACCAGGCACGTCGCGCAGGCATCAAGACCAAGATCAACGGCAAGAACACCTTCATCCACACCTTGAACGGTTCTGGCCTTGCTACTCCTCGCGTGATGGTTGGCATCTGCGACAACTACCAGCAGAAGGACGGCTCCCTGTTGATTCCTGAAGTGCTGCGTCCCTACATGGGCGGCATGGAAAAGATTGAGCCTAAGAAGTAA